The following proteins are co-located in the Candidatus Phytoplasma asteris genome:
- a CDS encoding sigma-70 family RNA polymerase sigma factor → MLRQKLFKDFLKNKKNLEIRNQLIELHLPLVKKLTYQFKYYPKVLTKEDLYQEGILGLIKALNNYQDLGYDFVTYATPKIKFAISELIRKSHSHSIPQKTTKPNNISFKEEQYKQSNWDKILNPHQLWLKQVKHELLIKKLKTKLSKNEFNVICLNFGISLKNNNKPNQQPLSNHAIAQKLNLKLSQIEDLKDNAIRKLNPNYKNKENKKC, encoded by the coding sequence ATGTTAAGACAAAAATTATTTAAAGATTTTTTAAAAAATAAAAAGAATTTAGAAATTCGCAATCAATTAATCGAACTTCATTTACCTTTAGTAAAAAAACTAACTTATCAATTTAAGTATTACCCTAAAGTTTTAACTAAAGAAGATTTATATCAAGAAGGGATTTTAGGATTAATCAAAGCCCTCAATAATTACCAAGATTTAGGCTATGACTTTGTTACTTACGCAACTCCAAAAATAAAATTTGCAATCAGCGAACTAATAAGAAAAAGCCACTCACATTCAATCCCCCAAAAAACAACCAAACCAAATAATATCAGTTTTAAAGAAGAACAATACAAACAATCTAATTGGGATAAAATCCTTAATCCACATCAATTATGGCTAAAACAAGTAAAACATGAATTATTAATAAAAAAACTAAAAACTAAACTAAGCAAAAATGAATTCAATGTTATTTGTTTAAATTTTGGTATCTCATTAAAAAACAACAACAAACCTAATCAACAACCCCTATCAAATCATGCAATCGCGCAAAAACTTAATTTAAAACTCTCCCAAATTGAAGATTTAAAAGATAATGCAATTAGAAAACTAAACCCAAATTATAAAAATAAGGAGAATAAAAAATGTTAA
- a CDS encoding single-stranded DNA-binding protein → MLNKVQLIGNIAHNLEKQYINSNNEQIPKIDFNLAINNKDKVQYIPCVVFRNQAETMSTYLNKGSKIYAEGALSIQKYTTNEGKTRTTSKVIIQNVIFLDNKTK, encoded by the coding sequence ATGTTAAATAAAGTACAATTAATCGGTAATATCGCTCATAACCTAGAAAAACAATATATCAATAGCAACAACGAACAAATACCTAAAATAGATTTCAATTTAGCAATTAACAATAAAGATAAAGTTCAATACATCCCTTGTGTCGTTTTTAGAAATCAAGCTGAAACCATGAGTACATATTTAAATAAAGGTTCAAAAATATATGCAGAAGGCGCATTATCCATCCAAAAATATACCACCAACGAAGGTAAAACGCGAACAACATCCAAAGTAATTATTCAAAATGTCATTTTTTTAGATAACAAAACCAAATAA
- a CDS encoding HU family DNA-binding protein: MTKKELIKKIAEVNKTSITQTEEFYNSFENALIKAITSNEEVVLSSKIGKFILKTRKAHTTPETKFIINKQTGKKTGKRTGKNLKIPAKTVVSFKMSKPIKDEVKKLQLK, from the coding sequence ATGACGAAAAAAGAATTAATTAAAAAAATAGCTGAGGTAAATAAAACCTCAATAACCCAAACCGAAGAGTTTTACAACTCATTTGAGAATGCTCTAATTAAAGCAATCACATCAAATGAAGAAGTGGTTTTATCCTCTAAAATTGGTAAATTCATCTTAAAAACTAGAAAAGCCCACACAACCCCCGAAACTAAATTCATCATCAATAAACAAACAGGCAAAAAAACAGGAAAAAGAACTGGTAAAAACTTAAAAATACCCGCAAAAACGGTTGTTAGTTTTAAAATGTCAAAACCAATTAAAGATGAAGTCAAAAAACTTCAATTAAAATAA
- a CDS encoding DUF2963 domain-containing protein, with translation MKKIIKEIIDNNGYKITEESNENNQIIKRTTYNPDGVTIWYITEYDPQTGEIIKETNYNPDGITIDLIIESDPQTGTIIKKTYYNNLNSKKIDFIIEYDPQTGKKIKKTGYHPDGTVKDIINF, from the coding sequence ATGAAAAAAATTATAAAAGAAATTATTGATAATAACGGATACAAAATAACCGAGGAATCTAACGAAAACAACCAAATAATCAAAAGAACCACTTACAACCCAGACGGCGTGACAATTTGGTACATCACTGAATACGATCCTCAAACTGGTGAAATAATCAAAGAAACCAATTACAACCCCGACGGAATAACAATTGATTTAATCATTGAATCCGACCCTCAAACTGGTACAATCATCAAAAAAACCTACTACAACAACCTCAACAGCAAAAAAATTGACTTCATCATTGAATATGACCCACAAACAGGAAAAAAAATCAAAAAAACAGGCTACCACCCCGATGGAACTGTTAAAGATATTATTAACTTTTAA
- a CDS encoding DUF2963 domain-containing protein, which translates to MKTIIKEFIDDYGIKVVQEFDKITGHIVKATYYKDDEKIIYYRSDKTIDCIIESVKNTSFTFQEVFYQADGKTIDYIESYERDIDKLIKETYYKSDGETIDYIKEYDGEDSARILLKKTYYYDDGTIKKIINFWNQ; encoded by the coding sequence ATGAAAACAATTATTAAAGAATTTATTGATGATTACGGAATTAAAGTCGTTCAAGAATTCGACAAAATCACTGGCCATATAGTTAAAGCAACTTATTATAAAGATGATGAAAAAATAATTTATTATCGTTCTGATAAAACTATTGACTGTATAATTGAATCCGTTAAAAATACTAGCTTTACGTTTCAAGAAGTTTTTTATCAAGCTGATGGCAAAACTATTGATTATATAGAAAGTTACGAAAGAGATATTGACAAACTAATCAAAGAGACATATTACAAGTCCGATGGCGAAACTATTGATTATATAAAAGAATATGATGGAGAGGATAGCGCACGCATATTACTCAAAAAGACATATTACTATGATGATGGAACTATTAAAAAAATCATTAACTTTTGGAATCAATAA